tttgtataaatgCAAGAGGTACAAGTTTAGTTTTATTACATAGATAGCAATGACACAGTAGTGAAGCCTGGGCTTTTAGTACAACCATTCCCTAAAAAGCAGACAGAATGAAGGTGAATAACAGAAGTGATGAAGTCAGAAAAGCCAGGAATGTATAAAGAACAACCATTACAGGTGTCTGACAGGAGAGTGGGATTAGATTCTAAGATCACAGCCAGGTTAGAGCCAGATTGTAAATGGCATTGGCTTCCAAGCAAATGATCTGTACTTAATTCAGGAATCAATAGATGTATAAGCCCAACTTTATCACTTACACTTACTGTGCAACAAGCCAGATAAGGTTTCACAACCTGGAATTccatttagatttttcaaaaaaagtcgAGGATGGAAACCTCCCAGGGATAAGAATAGGAAGCATACTTTGAACAATGAGAGAGAAAGTGTATTCTTGGTGGCAGTGATTGTGTCATTGAAAAGACTGATTAGGTCTGGGGTGAgctaagagaagagaaaatgaacgAGGCTAAACAGTAGGTTGAGAAACAAAATGCCATATAATTTAgggataagagagaaagaaataatgtgGTTAGAAAGAGGAACATCGGTTTGATGTCTCAGAGCCAGAGAAGGTTTGAGTGGTGGTTAATAAAGTATAGAGAGAGTGAAGAGTGAAGCAGAGAGAATGGAGATGGAGATATCTCTGGGGCTGTGCAAGAGTCAGTGACCACTGAATCCCCAGAACCTAGTGTAGCACCTGAGAATTGAATAAATGTGAGTAATATACTAATGGGGTCATCACCAGAGATGGATTAGATATACACTCAATGACCAAGGActcaaagaagaagagagaaaagcttGAGGAGATACTGACATCTCTGCAGGCAATATGATGTAACCAGAAAAATAAGTCATAATGAGAAATGGAAAGATCTAGGATAAGGAAGCACCAagatatgcaaaagaaaaaaagcgcTGAGTAGAAGCAGCAGAAAAATACTAAGCTTCATGGTGACAGAAAGTTTATACTCCAAGTCCCTCTTTCCTCTTAGCAATGCCTGGATGTATTACTCAATGTTGAATTAATCAAAGGTGAGGGCACTTTTTAGGGTCTTCAGCAGAAAGCAGAATCCTAGAATATCCTACAAATAGAAGACAACTTGAGAAGTATAAAAGAAAGGCCTTGTTCCCATAGCCCACAAAAGGGCTGAGCTTAGGGAGACACTTCACATGGCTCGGGAGCTTCTGTCGGAGCACACAGTCATCAAGGAGAGGGGcccagagagcagagagaggctCTGCTGACGTGGCCAGCCCATCTCATCCCATCCATAACCCTGCTGCTCTGCAGTGACTCTTTTCCCAGCAATACAATCTGGGTAACAGGATTTGGAGCTCTAACTGTCacttgtctctaataaataacTCCCATTGATTTCCCAGCTCAGCCCTCACCACTCCCTCAGCATAAGTGCCAGGGAGGAAGGCCTGGAAAATCACTCACACATTACTGGTGCTCTTCCTCCCCTGTCCTCACCCAAGGTGCATATAAACCCTGAATAGCCTGAGGTCTAAGGGTAAGAATCTCAGATGCTAGGTGGACAGCCACTGTGTTGTCCGCTACCCTCATCCTGGTCACTGCTTCCGCTATAACAACCCTAGACCAGGAACATGAACAAGCTGCTGTTTTGGGTCGTTGTCCTCACCAGCCTCCTGGAAGCCTTTGCTCAAACAGGTAAGGAGGTCAAGGGGTGGTCAAGAATCATAAAGTGAGAAAGTCGGTTGAAGCCAAGATGTCGTTTCCCTGCATTTATGCTGAAGGTCattacctttctttctttatcccaCAGACCTCAGTAGAAAGGTGTTTGTATTTCCCAGAGAATCTGCTACTGACCACGTGAACTTGATCCCATCGCTGGAGAAGCCGCTACAGAACTTTACTTTGTGTTTTCGAGCCTATAGTGATCTCTCCCGTTCCCATACCCTCTTCTCCTATAGCAGCCAGGATAAGGATAATGAACTactagtttataaagaaaaaactggAGAGAATAGTCTATATAGTCTAAACATTGGAAGAAATGAAGTTGTATTCAAATCTACTGAAAAGTTCCCAGCCCCAGTGCACATCTGTGCAAGCTGGGAGTCCTCATCAGGTATTGCTGAATTTTGGATCAATGGGACACCTTTGGTGAAAAAGGGACTGCGACGGGGTTACTCTGTGGAAGCTAACCCCAAGATTGTCCTGGGGCAGGAGCAGGATTCCTATGGGGGCAAGTTTGATAGGAGCCAGTCCTTTGTGGGAGAGATTGGAGATTTGTACATGTGGGACTCCGTGCTGCCCCCAGAAGAGATCTTGTCTGCCTATCATGGTGCCCCCCTCCCTGCTAATATCCTGGACTGGCGGGCTCTGAACTATGAAATCAAAGGATATGTTATCATCAAACCGCTGGTGTGGGTCTGAGGTGCTGACTCAACAGGAGCACGTGAAAATGAACTGACATCTAAGAGACCTGCTCAAAGCAGCTGGATACTAGATCTCACACCTGCAGCTCTCTCTTCCTTTAATTTCCTATCTATAGGTctgcctaattaaaaaaatatattgtattacGCTATCTGCATTTGTTTAGTGCTTTTCATAGTCCCATATCTTTATCTTATATCTACTTATTTGGTAATTGGTGTTTCATTATCCTGAAAAACCAAGTTGTCAAGTATGGGGAGAAAAACGGTTAAGTAACTAGAAAGATATGTCACAAAACCAGAGCATTCAATGAGCGGGGCAGTGGCGACACTTAAAAGCTACCCACAACCATTTTAATAACGATTCAAAATATGTGTGGTATTGCAATCacaatccttttatttttcccgTTGCAAACTGATCAAAAAGAGGTCTGAGGTTGCGTCCGGGAGAGTTATAATGAGATAAGTCAGCAATAGTTGAGAAGCTGATAGCGGGTAATGAGAcaggaagaataaaactagaagtcaGAATGAAACCAAAAAAGTATGAGACTGGGATCATTTTGTGAAGGCAAACATGACTTTACCCCTCAGAAACCCCAGTGGGACTGTACAATGCTTGATTTTTGTAATATTGTCCTGATGTCATCAAAAATATCATACTCTGAATATTGGTCATGTGACTATGCTGCCTAAAATTCTTCCacggcttgaatctgggaggcagagattgtagtgagccaagattgtgccactgtgctccagcctggctgcagagcaagactccgtctcaaaaaaaaaaaaaaaaattccttggatTAACATTTCTTACAGGATATAATTTAAACCTCtaaatatggccaggtgcagtagctcatgcctgtaatcccagaactttggaagtttgaggcaggcagatcatatgaggtcaggagttcaagaccagcctgaccaacatgatgaaaccctgtctctactaaaaacacaaaaaaattagccaggcgtggtggcacatgcctgtaatcccagctactccggagtctgaggcaggagaatcacttgaatctgggaggcggaggttgcagtgagccgagatagcactccagtctgggcaacaaaagcaaaactccgtttaaaaaaaaaaaaaaaatctctaaatatgACATTGCCCTCCATAACCTGGTTCCACTTACTCTCTCTGAAATGTACACAGAGAGTACATACAGAACACTCTCTGAAATGGACTTTCCATTTCAGATATAACTCTTAGCAGAGCAAGTGGCATCTTAACTGTATCACACTGCAAAATAATTGTCAGATGTTATTAGTAGCAGTTATTTTCATGGTTATGAAAACCCAGTACCTGGCCTGTCATAAACAGCTATGAGTTGCATTCCCAGGGAAGCAAGGATCCCAGAGAGAGTCTGGGCTCCATATGGGAAGTAAGACAGATTTTCCTTACTGATAATAAGTAGGGCATGAAGTCAGTGAAATCAGAAAGAAAGCATCCAGAACACCTTCAGGATGGTAACCAATGTGATCATTTCAAACTCATGAGGCTGTTTGCCCAGAGTGGATGGAGGCAGTCACCAGATATGAAGAAGTAGCTATCCTGCTTCTGGAAACTCTCTAATGGGGCAATAGGGTGGAAGCAGAGAGGCACAGATAGAAACTGGGAAGATTTGCTGAGGTACTTAAATGGAGCAGCAGGGGCTTTATAAGAACATTTCCACCTCATTTCTGATGAGATGGTATAatggtttggatatggtttgtttgCTTCCACCGAACCTCATCTTGAAATTATATTCCCAATATGGTGTTGTTGGAAGTTGAGGCCTAGTTTGAGGTGACTGGGCTATGGGAATGGGTTCCTCATGAACGGTTTGGTGCTGTTCTCACAGTAATGAGTGCGTTCTCACTCTTAGGAGGCTGTATGAACTCTTGTGGGATCAGATTAGTTCtcgccagatttttttttttttttttgagacactctgttacccaggctggactgcagtgtcacagtcttggctcactgcaaactctgcctcctggattcaagcaattctctgtcttagccttccgagtagctgggattacaagcactggccaccatgcccagccaatttttatatttttagtaaggggggtttcactgtcttggccaggctggtcttgaactcctgacctcatgatccacccttggcctcccaaagtgctgggattacaggcatgatccaccccACCCAGCTGCCAGATTTAGTTGTTATACAGCCAGATGTCCCTTAGGTTTTGTTCTCTTTGCACATACTCACTTCCCCTTTGACTTTCTCCACCATGTTTTGACACAGCACAAAAGAGAAGCCAGAGGCAtgctcttgaacttctcagcctgcagAGCAATAAGCTAAATAAACCTTTTCTTGATAAATCACTGAGTCTCGGGTATTCCTttacacaaaatggactaagacaagtaGAACTTACGTAGAACATTGAGTTGGTTAGGTAGACAGGGATTTTAGcaatataaaaaatgattaatttctgATTCACAGCTAACGAGCTAAGGCTTGCTTTATGTTTTTTCAGTATTAACCACCTTTCCATAAACTTGTACTGTAAGTAATAGAAAGATCTATCTATTCTTGGGTGGCAGATATTTCTATCATATTCACTAACACTGTGTTTTAGTTTAACAACTCTTTGCCAAGGAACATAAAACAAGTTTTAGAAATGAAACCAGTGTATTTCCAAATGATATAATCCATTCATTCAACTATTTATTAGGCAACTTCTCAAAAATATGCCAGGCAATGCCAGGTACTGAACATATAACATTGAGTAAAACAATCATGGTGCTTGCTTTTTCAGAATTTACGTTCTATTAAGTCTGTGTCAACTACGTGTGGGTTTCTCCCAACAATAACCAGCCTGTATTGTCATCCACCCCTCACATGTTTAGGCTTTCTTCTAGCTCAGGTTGATATCATAGTCCCCCTTTCACTTTCCCCTTAGTTAAAAGGATCATTTATTCTTGGTAATCATTTGCAATTACTTACATAGATCTCAGAATAGAGTGTTCGTGACTGGTTTCTTGTTCCTGTTAACTCTCTGACTCTTAAGATGGCTCTTCTGAACAGAATCCAAAATGACACATGTCAgctctttcttctctgttgtCTGCACTTCATCCAAAACAGCCATTTATATATCTCTTGTCCTTATAAATTCTAAAAGtctgaggccgggtgcggtggctcacgcctataatcccagcactttgggaggccgaggcgggtggatcacgaggtcaagagatcgagaccatcctggtcaacatggtgaaaccccgtctctactaaaaatacaaaaattatctgggcatggtggtgcgtgcctgagtcccagctactcgggaggctgaggcaggagaattgcttgaacccaggaggcagaggttgtggtgagccgagatcgcaccattgcactccagtctggttaacaagagcaaaactgcatctcaaaaataaataaataaataaataaataaataaataaattctagaagTCTGTGATAGTCTTGATGTAGACAACACTTTCCTATTTCTACAGTGGTTGCAGCTTTTTCAAGGCCTTTGAGTCTCCCAATAGCAAGAGGTATATTTCAAGCTTCCTCAGTGACTTCACAGAAGTCCCCACACTAGGCTTCAGGTTGGataaggaagtaaaaaaaataataatcttcttCTAAAGATACAAATAACATAACCTAATACTCCCTCAAAGCAGCAACAACAGTGAAAGAGCAGCTTTCTGCAAAGAAGTTCTTTGGAGAATTTTCTTCCTATCTCCACATTTTGTCTTCTCTGTATACCCTGTTCTGGCTAAAAGATACAAGAGTTGTAGAGATGGTTCTTAATCATTTCCTTCATAAATTCTTTATTTGAGTGAATctgtgtatattatttttattaatatccaTCCTATTGATGGCCCATTCAAAACTAAAGAGAGTCGATTTTAACATCATTTATAATAGAGGTGGTGATAGGGTTTGGCTATGTCCagacccaaatctcatcttgaattgtagttaccataatccccaagtgtcataagagggacccagtgggcagcaattaccctcatgctgttcttatgatagtgagttctcatgagatctgttggttttataaggcaCTTTTCCCCTTTGCAGCACAATTCTtcctgccgccatgtgaagaaggacatgtttgcttccctttctgccataattgtaagtttcctgaggcctcccgagccctgtggagctgtgagtcaattatatctctttcctttataaattacccagtcttgggcagttctatatagcagcatgagaacagactaacacagttgGAATTTCTGATAACTTCATCTTAGCATTTTTCTCAGATACAGTTGTTGTCACAACAAAGTAAGCAGCAAAAGTCACAGATGAAACTACTTGAATAATtcataatctataaagaaaatggaaggatTTGGAGGCACAATAACCCAGGAACATAGTTGTGTAGTGATTCAATAATTACCTGGATAATCACCGCCTTTCCCATACTTGTCACTAAGGCTAGGAGATACTAGGGAACAAGTAGTATACAACATGTACAATGAATTGCTAAAACCAGGAGTCATCGCTAATAAGAAAAGCCATTTTCTAGTCTCTATCTTATGCAAGTAAAGATATGATTCTTATTTTTGACTACAGAAAAACAGGTAAGAGCATTTAGCTATATGGCTTCAGGACGGGTTTTACCGGAAGTTCATAATTTTTCTGGATGAGAAGGCTTGCAGGTAGTTTTCTGTGAGTTTTGTGTGGGAGACTGGGTGGAGCTCTGAGATTAAAGCAATGAGGTCTCTTAGTTGGGATATGCCTTAGCTAAGACTTCACTTggagtagaaattttaaaaatatatattttatctgcaCTAGAGAAGATCAATGTGTAGTAACATTTGGAATGCAATGTGGAGACTTTTTAGGTATTTATGAGACTTTCTATTGTTTAGAAAGAAAGTATAGGCATTCAAGACCATTCaactggcagaagacaaagtGAAACATGACCTGAGTTGTCTTTAATCTTCATCTTGTCAAGACTAAATAGTTGATTAACATGTAAATTAAACGCAATTTGCATTCCAgaattttctatctcttttttgtCTGGCTGTGGCCACTTTTCTGAGTTTAACATGGAAGATACCTAGAGGGACCACCATCCAGTCTGGGCACTGATAAAGGCATTTGCATCATGTCACATACAACCACAGGATCCAGAAGCAAAGCTAATGTCATTGACACATTTCACTGAAGCCCATAATCTATTAGAGGTTCACACAGCTGTGCCTAGGGTTAGACGCCAAAGGCAAATACCAAGCACTTCATCTAGAGCACCAGCTGTTGTGGCAGCTTCTCTCAGTAGCCTTATAGGGTTCCTGTGGGGATTCAGGGTGACAATGCATGCAAAGCACCCACTCAGTCCCTGTTCTGGCATAGTGCAATTGCTCAGTGATTGTTAGCTATGAGGATGAGGTGGAGGATGATCTAAAATTTTACCATCTGCCCTAACTTCTTGGTATACTATGACAAATCAAAATGAGCACTCATGCTCCATTTTCAGTTCCTACCCCTAAACTAAGTCTTCACTAACCAAACCAATGCACGGCCTCTCCTAGCTGGAGAAATAAAGGAAGCTCTATCTGTATACAGTGAGACACCGTGTCTGACTTTTATATGAGTGCGTTCTCACTGACAGTAACTAACCAAGGACCAAACACTAACAGGGATTCAAAAGAACAGAAGATGGTGCCATGTGACAACATGTCTTCAACTGAGTTGAGCTATTTCTTCCCTGAAGAAAAATAACTAGCAGGCCATGTGAGACCAAAGCTTGCTCAATACTCCTAGTGTGATCTGCTTG
The DNA window shown above is from Callithrix jacchus isolate 240 chromosome 18, calJac240_pri, whole genome shotgun sequence and carries:
- the APCS gene encoding serum amyloid P-component; its protein translation is MNKLLFWVVVLTSLLEAFAQTDLSRKVFVFPRESATDHVNLIPSLEKPLQNFTLCFRAYSDLSRSHTLFSYSSQDKDNELLVYKEKTGENSLYSLNIGRNEVVFKSTEKFPAPVHICASWESSSGIAEFWINGTPLVKKGLRRGYSVEANPKIVLGQEQDSYGGKFDRSQSFVGEIGDLYMWDSVLPPEEILSAYHGAPLPANILDWRALNYEIKGYVIIKPLVWV